In Canis lupus familiaris isolate Mischka breed German Shepherd chromosome 5, alternate assembly UU_Cfam_GSD_1.0, whole genome shotgun sequence, a genomic segment contains:
- the ANKRD11 gene encoding ankyrin repeat domain-containing protein 11 isoform X3 has translation MPKGGCSRTPQHEDFSLSNDMVEKQTGKKDKDKVSLTKTPKLDRSDGGKEVRERATKRKLPFTVGANGEQKDSDTEKQGPERKRIKKEPVTRKAGLLFGMGLSGIRAGYPLSERQQVALLMQMTAEESANSPVDTTPKHPSQSTVCQKGTPNSASKTKDKVNKRNERGETRLHRAAIRGDARRIKELIGEGADVNVKDFAGWTALHEACNRGYYDVAKQLLAAGAEVNTKGLDDDTPLHDAANNGHYKVVKLLLRYGGNPQQSNRKGETPLKVANSPTMVNLLLGKGTYTSSEESSTAESSEEEDAPSFAPSSSVDGNNTDSEFEKGLKHKAKNPEPQKTVTPVKDEYEFDEDDEQDRVPPVDDKHLLKKDYRKETKSNSFISIPKMEVKSYTKNNTIAPKKAAHRILSDTSDEEDVGVTVGTGEKLRLSAHTILPSNKTREPSNSKQQKEKNKVKKKRKKETKGKEVRFGKRNDKFCSSESESESSESGEDDGDSVGSSGCLKESPLVLKDPSLFSSLSASSTSSHGSSAAQKHNPSHADPHAKHWRTDNWKTISSPAWSEVSSLSDSTRTRLTSESDCSSDGSSVESLKPVRKKQEHRKRGGLQSTLSEKKNSFHTSVDGAIPKLDKEGKVVKKHKTKHKHKNKEKGLCSAGQELKLKSFTYEYEDSKQRSDKAILLDNDVSNDNKLKALKHDREHLKKEERLGKVKAEEKEWLFKDEMLKVSKDEKSLRRIKDMSRSFREEKERLNKAEKEKLVKEKSPKEEKLRLYKEERKKKSKDRPSKLEKKNDFKEDRLSKEKEKTFKEEKEKLKKEKVYKEDSSAFDEYCNKSQFLENEDTKFSLSDDQQDRWFSDLSDSSFDFKGDDSWDSPVTDYRDVKSDPVARLILETVKEDSKDKKRENRGREKRDYGDKRNDRDAFFRKKDRECLDKSCERRKEPMEKHKGVTSCLPEKDKKRRESAEGGRDRKDPLESIKERRDGRAKPDEAYREELKELAGEAGFKDRPDCDFGKGLEPWERLHPAREKEKKDRGKGDKYRDKSGDKDKSEKSILEKCPKDKEFDKCFKEKKDAKEKHKDTHGKDKERKASLDQVKEKREKTFPGLLSEDFPEKKDEKKGKEKSWYIADIFTDESEDEKDEYAASALRLGEAGDVARADGPTDTERPRKHSAERQHTDKKDRELREKKKEKGAPDGARDKREKVPEKHKDKKEKEPAEKYKDRKDRTSVDSTQEKKNKQKPPEKVERRPVAEDKTKGRHRERPDKEHCRDRKASRSAEAEKSLLEKLEEEALHAYREDSNDKASEVSSDSFTDRGQEPGLSALLEVSFTEPTEDKVKDKERHRHSSSSSKKSHDRERVKKDKSEKREKSDDYKDSGGRKDPIQYDKDFSDADAYGLPYGAKADTEDGLEKALELFSTEKKEKNDSEREPSKKIEKELKPYGSSAASALKEKRRREKHREKWRDEREKHRDRHGDGLLRHHKDEQRPAARDKDAPPNPLRDRSREDSLKLSEARLKEKFKDNPEKEKGDPAKVSNGEKLPVSRDPGKRDARPREKLLGDGDLMMTSFERMLSQKDLEVEERHKRHKERMKQMEKMRHRSGDPKLKERMKPAEDARKKSLDVPPKKPLALDPALKDKKLRESAPTPAAPENKPHPGPAVDTRDWLAGPHMKEVLPASPRPDQGRPTGVPTPASVVSCPSYEEAMHTPRTPSCSADDYSDLMFDCTDPQPVSSTSTSACSPSFFDRFSVAASGISETASQTPTRPLCTSLYRSVSVDIRRTPEEEFSTGDKLFRQQSVPTASSYDSPGQHLEDKAPGPPGPAEKFACLSPGYYSPDYGIPSPKADALHCPPAAVVNVTPSPEGAFSGLQAKSPPPHRDELLAPSMEGALPPDLGIPLDATEDQQATAAIIPPEPSYLEPLDEGPFSTVITEEPVEWAHPAASEQGLSCSLIGGAPENPVSWPVGPDLLLKSPQRLPESPQHFCPTEALHPAAPGPFGTTEPPYPGSPDAYPLSATEPGLEGAKGDEVEAVPASVSTPEEPAPFAAASRLEPFFTNCKPLPEAPADVAAEPSCLTTVTQVEALGPIESNFLENGHDLSALSQVEPVPWPDGFPNSEDDLDLGPFSLPELPPLQAKDVSDVETEPVEETALAPPEDAPAGPPVVPSGGDIPASAAEEQPVLPPDSVAPRLPTEPEPPEEPQPDAMLEATVEAGTVSEGRVPEDSDSSLGPAAAPLEQPPPGSGEEEAEGQDLTAASHSVPDTPVDGVAQAHAVDGAGPLDSASLEGPLGSVQPEVTEPEPKPAAEAPKAPKVEEIPQRMTRNRAQMLANQNKQSSPPSEKEPAPAPAPRAKGRCCEEDDPQAQHPRKRRFQRSSQQLQQQMNTSTQQTREVIQQTLAAIVDAIKLDDIEPYHSDRSNPYFEYLQIRKKIEEKRKILCYITPQAPQCYAEYVTYTGSYLLDGKPLSKLHIPVIAPPPSLAEPLKELFKQQEAVRGKLRLQHSIEREKLIVSCEQEILRVHCRAARTIANQAVPFSACTMLLDSEVYNMPLESQGDENKSVRDRFNARQFISWLQDVDDKYDRMKVCGEQLLSPAGGQTSVGPHLEPSSKVTACTQHHCSGCADQCSRPEDGWEIEKD, from the exons GTGGTGAAGCTGTTGTTACGCTATGGAGGAAACCCTCAGCAGAGCAACAGAAAAGGCGAGACGCCACTAAAGGTGGCCAACTCCCCAACCATGGTGAATCTCCTGCTGGGCAAGGGAACCTACACGTCCAGTGAGGAGAGCTCAACCG CAGAGAGCTCAGAGGAGGAGGACGCCCCGTCATTCGCACCTTCTAGCTCAGTTGATGGCAATAACACAGACTCTGAATTTGAGAAAGGCCTGAAGCACAAGGCTAAGAACCCGGAGCCCCAGAAAACTGTGACACCTGTCAAGGACGAGTACGAGTTTGATGAGGATGATGAGCAAGACAGAGTCCCTCCAGTAGATGACAAACACTTACTGAAAAAGGAttacagaaaagaaactaaatcaaatagttttatttctatacccaaaatggaagtgaaaagttACACTAAAAATAACACAATAGCACCAAAGAAAGCGGCTCATCGCATCTTGTCAGACACGTCGGATGAAGAGGACGTTGGTGTCACCGTGGGGACAGGAGAGAAGCTGAGGCTTTCGGCACACACGATCCTGCCCAGTAACAAAACACGGGAACCTTCCAACTCCaagcagcagaaggaaaaaaataaagtgaaaaagaagcgaaagaaagaaacaaaaggcaaagaagTGCGATTTGGGAAGAGGAATGACAAGTTCTGTTCATCAGAGTCAGAGAGCGAGTCCTCAGAGAGCGGCGAGGACGACGGGGACTCGGTGGGGAGCTCCGGCTGCCTCAAGGAGTCCCCGCTGGTGCTGAAGGACCCCTCCCTGTTCAGCTCCCTGTCTGCCTCCTCCACCTCGTCTCACGGGAGCTCTGCTGCCCAGAAGCATAACCCCAGCCATGCAGACCCACACGCCAAGCACTGGCGGACAGACAATTGGAAAACCATTTCCTCTCCTGCCTGGTCGGAGGTCAGCTCTTTATCAGACTCCACAAGGACGAGACTGACGAGCGAGTCTGATTGCTCCTCTGACGGCTCCAGTGTGGAGTCGCTGAAGCCcgtgaggaagaagcaggagcaTAGGAAGAGGGGTGGCCTGCAGAGCACGCTGTCAGAGAAGAAGAACTCTTTTCACACCAGCGTGGATGGTGCCATTCCCAAGCTGGACAAGGAGGGCAAAGTTGTCAAGAAACACAAAAcgaaacacaaacacaaaaacaaggagAAGGGGCTGTGCTCGGCTGGTCAGGAGCTTAAGCTGAAGAGCTTCACGTATGAGTATGAGGACTCAAAGCAGAGGTCGGATAAGGCCATCCTTCTGGACAACGACGTTTCCAACGACAACAAGCTGAAAGCCCTGAAGCACGACCGGGAGCATCTCAAGAAGGAGGAGAGACTTGGCAAAGtaaaggcagaggagaaggagtgGCTCTTCAAAGACGAGATGCTCAAGGTTTCCAAGGATGAAAAATCCCTGAGAAGAATCAAAGATATGAGCAGGTCTTTCCGAGAAGAGAAGGAGCGCTTGAATaaagcagaaaaggagaaattagtGAAGGAAAAGTCtccaaaagaggaaaaactgCGACTGtacaaagaggaaaggaagaaaaagtccaAAGACAGGCCCTCAAagttagagaaaaagaatgaCTTTAAGGAGGACAGACTttcaaaggagaaggagaagactttcaaagaagagaaagaaaaactcaaaaaagaaaaggtttataAGGAAGACTCGTCCGCCTTTGATGAATACTGTAACAAAAGTCAGTTTCTGGAGAACGAAGACACCAAGTTCAGCCTCTCTGATGACCAACAGGACAGGTGGTTTTCTGACTTGTCCGACTCCTCCTTCGACTTCAAAGGGGATGACAGCTGGGACTCTCCAGTGACGGACTACAGGGATGTGAAGAGTGACCCTGTGGCCAGGCTAATCCTGGAGACAGTCAAAGAGGACAGCAAGGATAAGAAGCGAGAGAACAGGGGCCGCGAGAAGCGAGACTATGGGGACAAGCGGAATGACAGGGATGCCTTCTTCAGGAAGAAGGACAGGGAATGTCTGGACAAGAGCTGCGAGAGGAGGAAGGAGCCAATGGAGAAGCACAAAGGCGTCACCAGCTGCCTCCCCGAGAAGGACAAGAAGAGGAGGGAATCTGCCGAGGGTGGACGGGACAGGAAGGACCCCCTTGAGAGTATCAAGGAGCGGAGGGATGGCCGGGCTAAGCCCGATGAGGCATACCGCGAGGAGCTCAAGGAGCTGGCGGGTGAGGCTGGCTTCAAGGACAGGCCCGACTGCGACTTTGGAAAGGGCCTAGAGCCCTGGGAAAGGCTCCATCCAGCccgagagaaggagaagaaggacagagggaagggggatAAATACAGAGACAAGTCCGGCGACAAAGATAAAAGTGAAAAGTCTATCCTTGAGAAATGTCCGAAGGACAAGGAATTTGATAaatgtttcaaagagaaaaaagatgccaAGGAGAAGCATAAAGATACACACGGCAAAGACAAGGAGAGGAAAGCATCTCTCGACCAAgttaaggagaaaagggagaagactTTCCCTGGGCTGCTCTCCGAGGACTTCCCTGAGAAGAAAGACGAGAAGAAGGGTAAGGAGAAGAGCTGGTATATCGCAGACATCTTCACTGACGAGAGTGAGGACGAGAAAGATGAGTACGCGGCCAGCGCACTCAGGCTCGGAGAGGCCGGTGATGTGGCGCGGGCAGATGGCCCCACAGACACTGAGCGGCCCCGGAAGCACTCTGCTGAGCGGCAGCACACAGACAAGAAGGACCGGGAACTccgagagaagaaaaaggagaagggagcTCCAGATGGGGCCAgggacaagagagagaaagttccCGAGAAGCACAAggacaaaaaggagaaagagccTGCAGAGAAGTACAAGGACAGGAAGGACCGCACATCGGTGGACTCCACACAGGAGAAGAAGAACAAACAGAAGCCCCCGGAGAAGGTGGAGAGGAGGCCTGTTGCCGAGGACAAGACCAAGGGCCGGCACCGGGAGAGGCCGGACAAGGAGCACTGCCGTGACAGGAAGGCATCAAGGAGTGCCGAGGCTGAGAAAAGCCTGCTGGAGAAGCTGGAAGAGGAGGCCCTGCACGCCTACAGGGAGGACTCCAATGATAAGGCCAGTGAGGTGTCCTCGGACAGCTTCACTGACCGTGGGCAGGAGCCTGGCCTCAGCGCCCTCCTAGAGGTGTCCTTCACGGAGCCCACCGAGGACAAGGTCAAGGACAAGGAGAGGCACAGACACTCTTCATCTTCGTCCAAGAAAAGCCATGATCGAGAGAGAGTCAAGAAAGACAAatctgagaagagagaaaagagcgATGACTACAAGGACTCCGGTGGCAGGAAGGACCCCATCCAGTATGATAAGGACTTCTCTGATGCTGATGCTTACGGGCTCCCTTATGGCGCAAAAGCTGACACAGAGGACGGGTTAGAGAAAGCCCTTGAGCTCTTCTCcacagagaagaaggagaaaaatgattcTGAAAGAGAGCCGTccaagaaaatagagaaggagcTGAAGCCCTATGGGTCGAGTGCTGCCAGTGCCCtcaaggagaagaggaggagagagaagcaccGGGAGAAGTGGAGGGACGAGCGGGAGAAGCACAGGGACAGGCACGGGGATGGGCTCCTGCGGCATCACAAGGACGAGCAGAGGCCTGCGGCGAGAGACAAGGATGCACCCCCAAACCCGCTCCGAGACAGGTCCAGGGAGGACAGCCTGAAACTCAGCGAGGCCAGACTGAAGGAGAAGTTCAAGGACAATCCGGAGAAAGAGAAGGGTGACCCGGCAAAAGTCAGCAACGGCGAGAAATTGCCAGTGTCCAGAGACCCGGGCAAGAGAGACGCCCGGCCCAGAGAAAAGCTGCTGGGTGATGGCGACCTGATGATGACCAGTTTCGAGCGCATGCTTTCCCAGAAGGACCTGGAGGTCGAGGAGCGCCACAAGCGGCATAAGGAGAGGATGAAGCAGATGGAGAAGATGAGGCACAGGTCTGGAGACCCAAAGCTCAAGGAGAGGATGAAGCCAGCTGAGGACGCACGGAAGAAGAGCCTGGATGTCCCTCCAAAGAAGCCGCTGGCGCTGGACCCCGCCCTGAAGGACAAGAAgctcagggagtctgctcccaCTCCAGCAGCTCCCGAGAACAAGCCCCACCCAGGGCCAGCTGTGGACACCAGGGACTGGTTGGCAGGGCCACACATGAAAGAGGTTCTGCCTGCATCTCCCAGGCCTGACCAAGGCCGGCCCACTGGGGTCCCCACGCCTGCCTCCGTGGTGTCATGCCCCAGCTATGAGGAGGCCATGCACACGCCCAGGACGCCGTCCTGCAGTGCTGATGACTACTCTGACCTCATGTTCGACTGCACAGACCCTCAGCCTGTGTCCAGTACATCCACCAGCGCCTGCTCCCCATCCTTCTTCGACAGGTTCTCAGTGGCAGCAAGCGGGATCTCAGAGACCGCGAGCCAGACGCCCACAAGGCCGTTGTGCACGAGCCTTTATCGTTCGGTCTCTGTTGATATCAGGAGGACCCCTGAGGAAGAGTTCAGCACTGGGGACAAGCTGTTCAGACAGCAGAGCGTGCCCACGGCATCCAGTTATGACTCACCAGGCCAACACCTGGAGGACAAGGCCCCTGGGCCCCCGGGTCCTGCCGAGAAGTTCGCCTGCTTGTCTCCGGGGTACTACTCCCCAGACTATGGCATCCCCTCCCCCAAAGCAGATGCTCTGCACTGCCCACCCGCAGCTGTGGTCAACGTCACCCCCTCCCCAGAGGGTGCCTTCTCTGGTTTACAAGCAAAGTCCCCCCCTCCGCACAGAGATGAACTGTTGGCCCCATCCATGGAGGGAGCCCTTCCCCCTGATTTGGGCATTCCCCTGGATGCCACAGAGGACCAGCAGGCCACTGCCGCCATCATCCCCCCAGAGCCCAGCTACCTGGAGCCACTGGATGAGGGCCCCTTCAGCACGGTCATCACGGAGGAACCCGTCGAGTGGGCACATCCGGCGGCCTCAGAGCAGGGCCTCTCCTGCAGTCTGATTGGGGGCGCCCCTGAGAACCCTGTCAGCTGGCCTGTTGGGCCGGACCTTCTGCTCAAGTCCCCACAGCGGCTCCCAGAGTCCCCGCAGCATTTCTGCCCCACTGAGGCCCTCCaccctgctgccccagggccctTTGGCACCACAGAGCCCCCTTACCCAGGCTCCCCTGACGCGTACCCTCTGTCAGCCACTGAGCCTGGACTTGAGGGTGCCAAGGGTGATGAGGTAGAGGCTGTCCCAGCCTCCGTCTCCACCCCAGAGGAGCCAGCCCCCTTTGCCGCTGCTTCCAGGCTGGAACCTTTCTTTACCAATTGCAAACCGCTTCCAGAAGCACCTGCCGATGTGGCCGCGGAGCCTTCGTGTTTGACCACGGTGACTCAGGTGGAGGCTCTGGGGCCCATAGAAAGTAACTTCCTGGAAAATGGGCATGACCTGTCGGCGCTCAGCCAGGTGGAGCCAGTGCCCTGGCCTGATGGATTCCCCAACTCTGAAGACGACTTAGATCTTGGGCCTTTTTCGTTGCCAGAGCTCCCCCCTCTTCAAGCAAAAGATGTTTCTGATGTTGAAACAGAACCTGTAGAAGAGACTGCCCTGGCTCCTCCTGAAGATGCCCCTGCAGGGCCCCCTGTAGTCCCCAGTGGTGGAGACATCCCTGCATCAGCTGCCGAGGAACAGCCTGTGCTGCCTCCTGACTCGGTGGCCCcccggctccccactgagcccgaGCCCCCTGAGGAGCCCCAGCCAGATGCAATGTTGGAAGCCACGGTAGAAGCAGGCACCGTGTCAGAGGGTAGGGTCCCCGAGGACTCAGACTCCAGCCTGGGGCCCGCGGCAGCACCGTTGGAGCAGCCTCCACCAgggagtggagaggaggaggCCGAGGGCCAGGATCTCACAGCCGCATCCCACAGTGTGCCTGACACCCCTGTGGATGGTGTGGCCCAGGCACATGCAGTGGACGGGGCAGGCCCCCTGGATAGTGCCAGTCTCGAGGGGCCTCTGGGCAGCGTCCAGCCTGAAGTGACAGAACCAGAACCCAAACCTGCAGCTGAAGCCCCAAAGGCGCCCAAAGTAGAGGAGATCCCCCAGCGCATGACCAGGAACCGGGCTCAGATGCTAGCCAATCAGAACAAGCAGAGCTCACCTCCCTCGGAGAAGgagcccgcccctgcccctgcccccagagcaaaGGGCCGCTGCTGTGAGGAGGATGacccccaggcccagcacccACGCAAGCGCCGCTTCCAGCGCTCCAgtcagcagctgcagcagcagatGAACACGTCCACACAGCAGACACGGGAAGTGATTCAGCAGACCCTGGCTGCCATCGTGGACGCCATCAAGCTGGACGACATCGAGCCCTACCACAGCGACAGGTCCAACCCATACTTTGAATACCTGCAGATCAGAAAGAAGATCGAGGAGAAGCGCAAGATCCTCTGCTACATCACCCCTCAGGCACCCCAGTGCTACGCCGAGTACGTCACCTACACGGGCTCCTACCTCCTGGACGGCAAGCCACTCAGCAAGCTGCACATCCCCGTG ATtgcgccccctccctccctggcggAGCCCCTGAAGGAGTTGTTCAAGCAGCAGGAGGCTGTGCGGGGGAAGCTGCGTCTGCAGCACAGCATCGAGCGG GAGAAGCTCATTGTCTCCTGCGAGCAGGAGATCCTGCGGGTTCACTGCCGGGCGGCGAGGACCATCGCGAACCAGGCAGTGCCATTCAGCGCCTGCACCATGCTGCTCGACTCTGAGGTCTATAACATGCCTCTGGAAAGTCAG GGGGACGAGAACAAGTCTGTGCGTGACCGGTTCAATGCCCGCCAGTTCATCTCCTGGCTGCAGGACGTGGACGACAAGTATGACCGCATGAAG GTGTGCGGGGAGCAGCTCCTGTCACCAGCTGGCGGTCAGACCTCTGTGGGACCCCACCTTGAGCCCTCCTCAAAGGTCACAGCATGCACCCAGCACCACTGCTCTGGATGTGCTGACCAGTGCAGCAGACCAGAGGATGGGTGGGAGATAGAGAAAGATTAG